One stretch of Deltaproteobacteria bacterium DNA includes these proteins:
- a CDS encoding TRAP transporter large permease subunit, with product MPPPELAVTGDRPPPTLTDRVENAVSIALLLGMAVLPILEIVGRRVWRTGVPGSGVLVQHATLWIGLLGGAIAARDDRLLSIGHLADRFREPYRQVLSAFVAAVSAAVSLLLAGSGLQLVRAEWADRHFVVPFLPLWVAEGVIPVGFALIAWRLVRRAHAGVWTRAAAAAGAVAGVAFVSSGLILGGMPFAAAVVTLLLAVVLGAPLFVALGGMAVLFFRHADVPLASISAEIYRIVTSPTLPTIPLFGFAGYVLTMGNVSRRLVRFFRAIVGWMPGGIAVVTVLVCTFFTTFTGASGVTIVALGGILLPALLAERYPERFSLGLLTSSGSLGLLFPPCLPVILYGVVAGIAVDKMFLGGFLPGVLLLLIMAGWAVRGGVRAGARRTSFSWKELGAAAWEAKWDLLLPVIVLVGIFGGVATAVEAAAMTVLYAIGTEVFVHRDVGFPRLLSEAGTETSRLVGGFLLLLAAATGLTGYMVDAGVPQAIFEWVRGTIDSRFTFLLVLNVFLLLVGAFMHIFSAIVIVVPIIAPLAASYGVHPVHLGIIFLANLELGFLMPPVGMNLFMSAYRFEKPFGEVCRAVLPFLLLLLAGVLAITYVPWLTTALLPK from the coding sequence GTGCCGCCTCCCGAACTCGCGGTAACGGGGGATCGTCCCCCGCCGACGCTCACGGACCGGGTCGAAAACGCGGTCTCGATCGCCCTGCTCCTCGGCATGGCCGTGCTGCCGATCCTCGAGATCGTCGGGCGCCGTGTCTGGCGAACGGGCGTCCCCGGTTCGGGCGTCCTCGTCCAGCACGCGACCCTGTGGATCGGCCTGCTCGGGGGGGCGATCGCCGCGCGGGACGACCGGCTCCTTTCGATCGGGCATCTCGCGGACCGGTTTCGGGAGCCGTACCGGCAGGTCCTGTCCGCCTTCGTCGCGGCGGTCTCCGCCGCCGTCTCCCTCCTGCTTGCGGGATCGGGTCTCCAGTTGGTCCGGGCGGAGTGGGCCGACCGCCATTTCGTCGTTCCGTTCCTCCCCTTGTGGGTCGCCGAAGGCGTGATCCCGGTGGGCTTCGCCCTCATCGCGTGGCGCCTTGTCCGGCGTGCGCACGCGGGCGTGTGGACGCGGGCCGCGGCCGCGGCCGGCGCAGTCGCCGGCGTGGCGTTCGTCTCCTCGGGGCTGATCCTCGGCGGCATGCCGTTCGCGGCGGCGGTCGTCACCCTCCTCCTGGCGGTGGTTCTCGGCGCGCCGCTCTTTGTCGCTCTCGGCGGGATGGCGGTCCTCTTCTTCCGCCATGCCGACGTTCCCCTTGCGTCCATCTCCGCGGAGATCTACCGCATCGTGACGTCCCCCACCCTCCCCACCATCCCGCTGTTCGGCTTCGCGGGGTACGTTCTCACGATGGGAAACGTCTCCCGGCGGCTGGTGCGCTTTTTCCGCGCGATCGTCGGCTGGATGCCCGGCGGGATCGCCGTGGTCACGGTGCTGGTGTGCACCTTCTTCACGACCTTCACCGGCGCCTCCGGGGTCACGATCGTGGCGCTGGGCGGGATCCTGCTGCCCGCGCTCCTCGCGGAGCGGTACCCGGAGCGCTTCTCCCTCGGCCTTCTCACCTCGTCCGGGTCCCTCGGGCTCCTGTTCCCCCCCTGCCTGCCGGTGATCCTGTACGGGGTCGTGGCGGGGATCGCTGTGGACAAGATGTTCCTCGGCGGGTTTCTCCCCGGCGTCCTCCTTTTGTTGATCATGGCGGGATGGGCCGTCCGGGGAGGGGTGCGCGCGGGGGCGCGGCGGACATCGTTCTCCTGGAAGGAATTGGGCGCCGCGGCGTGGGAGGCGAAGTGGGACCTTCTCCTTCCCGTGATCGTGCTGGTGGGCATTTTCGGAGGGGTCGCGACCGCCGTCGAGGCGGCGGCGATGACGGTCCTCTACGCCATCGGCACCGAGGTGTTCGTCCACCGTGACGTGGGGTTTCCGCGGCTCCTGTCCGAAGCGGGGACCGAAACGTCCCGGCTCGTCGGGGGGTTCCTCCTCCTCCTCGCGGCGGCCACGGGACTTACGGGGTACATGGTCGACGCCGGGGTTCCCCAGGCCATTTTCGAATGGGTCCGCGGGACGATCGACTCCCGGTTCACCTTCCTCCTCGTCCTGAACGTGTTCCTGCTCCTCGTCGGCGCCTTCATGCACATCTTCTCGGCGATCGTGATCGTGGTTCCGATCATCGCTCCGCTCGCCGCGTCGTACGGCGTGCACCCCGTGCACCTCGGGATCATCTTCCTCGCGAACCTCGAGCTCGGGTTCCTGATGCCGCCCGTGGGGATGAACCTCTTCATGTCCGCGTATCGCTTCGAAAAACCGTTCGGCGAGGTGTGCCGCGCGGTCCTCCCCTTCCTGCTCCTGCTGTTGGCGGGCGTCCTCGCCATCACTTACGTCCCCTGGCTCACCACCGCGCTCCTGCCGAAGTAG
- the dctP gene encoding TRAP transporter substrate-binding protein DctP: MNCSSIRWSAAVLLLAMAALSAPGAARSAPMVVKMATLAPEGSSWFRVLQEMGEEWRKASGGAVTLRIYPGGVAGDEDAMIRKMRVGQIQAAAITGIGLAYLEPSFYALHIPMMYESDEEFDTVRDRYAPVLERKMEEKGFVVLNWGDAGWVHFFSKTPVVTPAEAKALKLFQWSGDTNLVQLYKETGFHPVPLSTNDLLPGLQTGMVNAYSSTPLVSLAFQWFGLAPHMADLRYAPLTGATVIEKRAWEKIPPGLRPKLLEASRRAGLRLRVEIRRLNQEALGVMVKNGLKVHKVPPEVQAQWRKMVEDNYPRIRGNIMPAEAFDTVKRYRDEYRAAQRGGKSTGR, from the coding sequence ATGAACTGTTCCTCGATTAGGTGGTCGGCGGCGGTTCTCCTGCTGGCGATGGCGGCGTTGTCGGCGCCCGGCGCCGCGCGGTCGGCGCCGATGGTCGTCAAGATGGCGACGCTGGCTCCGGAGGGGTCGTCGTGGTTCCGCGTTCTCCAGGAGATGGGAGAGGAGTGGAGGAAGGCGTCCGGCGGGGCGGTTACGCTGCGCATCTACCCGGGCGGCGTCGCCGGGGACGAGGACGCGATGATCCGGAAGATGCGGGTCGGCCAGATCCAGGCGGCCGCCATCACCGGCATCGGGCTGGCGTACCTCGAGCCCTCCTTCTACGCGCTGCACATCCCGATGATGTACGAATCCGACGAGGAGTTCGATACCGTCCGGGACCGGTACGCGCCGGTCCTCGAGCGGAAGATGGAGGAGAAGGGCTTCGTCGTCCTGAACTGGGGCGACGCGGGGTGGGTCCACTTCTTTTCAAAGACGCCCGTCGTCACGCCCGCGGAGGCCAAGGCGCTCAAGCTCTTCCAGTGGTCGGGGGACACGAACCTGGTGCAGCTGTACAAGGAGACGGGGTTTCACCCCGTTCCCCTTTCCACGAATGACCTCCTCCCCGGCCTGCAGACGGGGATGGTCAACGCGTACAGCAGCACCCCGCTGGTGTCCCTCGCCTTCCAGTGGTTCGGCCTGGCGCCCCACATGGCGGACCTTCGGTACGCGCCGCTGACCGGGGCCACGGTGATCGAGAAGCGGGCGTGGGAGAAGATCCCGCCGGGGCTGCGCCCGAAACTCCTCGAGGCGTCCCGCCGGGCGGGGCTGCGGCTTCGCGTCGAGATCCGGCGCCTCAACCAGGAGGCCCTCGGGGTGATGGTGAAGAACGGCCTCAAGGTCCACAAGGTGCCGCCGGAGGTCCAGGCGCAGTGGCGGAAGATGGTGGAGGACAATTACCCGCGGATCCGCGGAAATATCATGCCGGCGGAGGCGTTCGACACGGTGAAGAGGTACCGCGACGAGTACCGCGCCGCGCAACGCGGCGGGAAGAGCACGGGCCGGTAA
- a CDS encoding TRAP transporter TatT component family protein produces MLPRRLSLLILAACFLLACSPRSYVVSRMADAASSGGDVFARDDDPELVRDAVPFALKAMESLLASSPDHKGLLTALCKGFTQYAVAFVRQDAEEARDPAARRAGMERTRRLLLRAREYGVRGLSAGREEFAAALSGDPAGAAARVGAEDVPLLYWTAAAWSLAVASSTDDPGLLADLPRCEALMRRALALDERYDDGAIHEFFVAFEGGRPEAMGGSVERARHHMERAMALSGGRKVSPLVTFAETVSVRTQDRKGFLDLLDRALAFDARSAAPEHRMGNLVSQRRARWLKGRVDELFLD; encoded by the coding sequence ATGCTCCCCCGGCGACTCTCCCTCCTGATCCTGGCGGCCTGTTTCCTCCTCGCCTGTTCCCCCAGGTCGTACGTCGTCTCGCGGATGGCCGACGCCGCCTCCTCCGGCGGGGATGTCTTCGCGAGGGACGACGACCCGGAACTGGTGCGCGACGCGGTTCCATTCGCCCTCAAGGCGATGGAGTCCCTCCTGGCTTCGTCGCCCGACCACAAGGGGCTGCTCACGGCGCTCTGCAAGGGGTTCACCCAATATGCCGTCGCCTTCGTTCGCCAGGACGCCGAGGAGGCGCGGGATCCCGCGGCGCGCCGGGCGGGGATGGAGCGCACCCGCAGGCTCCTGCTCCGCGCGAGGGAGTACGGAGTGCGCGGACTGTCGGCGGGCCGGGAGGAATTCGCGGCCGCGCTGTCGGGGGACCCGGCCGGGGCGGCGGCGCGGGTCGGGGCGGAGGATGTCCCCCTGCTGTACTGGACGGCCGCCGCATGGAGCCTCGCCGTGGCGTCGTCGACGGACGACCCGGGGCTGCTGGCGGATCTCCCCCGGTGCGAGGCGCTGATGCGGCGGGCGCTCGCGCTGGACGAGCGGTACGACGACGGCGCGATCCACGAATTTTTCGTCGCCTTCGAGGGGGGGCGTCCGGAGGCGATGGGCGGATCCGTCGAGCGGGCGCGACATCATATGGAACGGGCGATGGCGCTGTCCGGGGGGCGGAAGGTTTCGCCGCTGGTCACCTTCGCCGAGACGGTGTCGGTCCGGACCCAGGACCGGAAGGGGTTCCTGGACCTCCTCGACCGCGCGCTCGCCTTCGACGCGCGGTCGGCGGCGCCGGAGCACCGGATGGGCAACCTCGTGTCCCAGCGCCGCGCGCGCTGGCTGAAGGGGAGGGTGGATGAACTGTTCCTCGATTAG
- the typA gene encoding translational GTPase TypA, with translation MKPTTANIRNVAIIAHVDHGKTTLVDAMLRQSGIFSAHAAVVDRVMDSLDLEREKGITIMAKNTAVIYKGVKINIVDTPGHADFGGEVERTLKMVDAVLLLVDASEGPLPQTRFVLKKALERELPVILVINKIDRPDARIDEVIDEVYDLFIDLDATEDQLDFPIMMTNARAGTAAVRGEAAGRSLQPLFDAILSHVPPPTGDPSATLQFLVTNLEYSDYVGRLAVGRVFEGTLRAGEIISLCGIGGEVKKLKVALLYGYEGLTRTEIPDATAGDIVAIAGMEDVTIGDTISDAEEPKPLPRIAVDEPTVSMVFSINTSAFAGREGKFVTSRQVRARLEKELLGNVALRIDFSGTDYFTVMGRGELQLVILIEMMRREGFELSVSRPEVVTKTEGGAVVEPVEALFVDVPDAYLGAATQALGIRRAKMTKMINPGKGRVRIEYRIPSRGLIGFRSEFLTITRGTGLLNHLFDGYDPWQGPIPERINGALVADRTGRTTAYAIFHLQSRGTFFIGEGVQVYEGMIVGENTRPVDIDVNICKEKKLTNIRAAGTDEALRLVPPRILSLEAALEFINEDELVEITPASIRMRKKILDAGKRPRRKE, from the coding sequence ATGAAACCGACCACCGCCAACATCCGCAACGTCGCGATCATCGCCCACGTCGACCACGGGAAGACCACCCTGGTCGACGCGATGCTGCGGCAGAGCGGCATCTTCAGCGCCCACGCGGCCGTCGTCGACCGGGTGATGGACTCCCTCGACCTCGAGAGGGAGAAGGGGATCACGATCATGGCGAAGAACACCGCCGTGATCTACAAGGGCGTCAAAATCAACATCGTGGATACCCCCGGTCACGCCGACTTCGGCGGCGAGGTGGAGCGGACGCTGAAAATGGTGGACGCGGTGCTGCTGCTCGTGGACGCCTCCGAGGGCCCCCTTCCGCAGACCCGCTTCGTGCTCAAGAAAGCCCTCGAGCGGGAGCTTCCCGTCATCCTCGTCATCAACAAGATCGACCGGCCCGACGCGCGGATCGACGAGGTGATCGACGAGGTCTACGACCTCTTCATCGACCTCGACGCGACGGAAGACCAGCTCGACTTCCCGATCATGATGACGAACGCCCGGGCGGGCACGGCGGCCGTCCGCGGTGAAGCGGCGGGACGGAGCCTGCAGCCTCTCTTCGACGCGATCCTCTCCCACGTGCCGCCTCCCACCGGCGACCCGTCGGCCACCCTCCAGTTCCTGGTGACCAACCTCGAGTACAGCGACTATGTCGGGCGGCTTGCCGTCGGGCGGGTCTTCGAGGGGACGCTGCGCGCCGGGGAGATCATCTCCCTGTGCGGGATCGGCGGGGAGGTGAAGAAGCTCAAGGTGGCGCTGCTCTACGGGTACGAGGGGTTGACCCGCACGGAAATTCCCGATGCGACCGCGGGGGACATCGTGGCGATCGCGGGGATGGAGGACGTGACGATCGGGGACACGATCTCCGACGCGGAAGAACCGAAGCCCCTCCCCCGCATCGCAGTGGACGAGCCGACGGTGTCGATGGTCTTCTCGATCAACACCTCGGCGTTCGCCGGGAGGGAAGGGAAGTTCGTCACCTCGCGGCAGGTGCGCGCCCGGCTCGAGAAGGAACTGCTTGGCAACGTCGCGCTCCGGATCGACTTTTCCGGGACCGACTACTTCACGGTGATGGGACGCGGGGAGCTGCAGCTGGTGATCCTCATCGAGATGATGCGGCGCGAGGGGTTCGAGCTCTCGGTGTCCCGGCCCGAGGTGGTGACGAAGACGGAAGGCGGGGCGGTCGTCGAACCGGTCGAGGCGCTCTTCGTGGACGTCCCCGACGCCTACCTCGGGGCCGCAACGCAGGCGTTGGGGATCCGGCGGGCGAAGATGACGAAGATGATCAACCCGGGAAAGGGACGCGTGCGGATCGAGTACCGCATCCCGTCGCGGGGGCTGATCGGCTTCCGTTCGGAGTTTCTCACCATCACCCGCGGCACGGGTTTGCTGAATCACCTCTTCGACGGCTACGATCCCTGGCAGGGGCCGATCCCCGAGCGGATCAACGGGGCGCTGGTCGCCGACCGGACAGGGCGCACCACGGCGTACGCCATCTTCCACCTGCAGTCGCGCGGGACGTTCTTCATCGGGGAGGGGGTGCAGGTGTACGAGGGAATGATCGTGGGCGAGAACACGCGTCCAGTGGACATCGACGTGAACATATGCAAGGAGAAGAAGCTAACGAACATCCGCGCCGCCGGCACGGACGAGGCGCTCCGGTTGGTCCCGCCCCGGATCCTCTCC